From one Sulfurimonas sp. HSL-3221 genomic stretch:
- the pta gene encoding phosphate acetyltransferase: MNAETVRSLYIVSKTRNAGSILVTLGMTELLLRLHGRVAFFRPLIADAAGKDPDTLTILSHFALEQPYESAVGLTVSEAETLLSEGKIDRLIETIIERHDALLETYDFVLCQGVVDDALSQLIDFDLNVEIAKNLAAPVVGVVPARGMDETGLKEALRLWSYAIKKQGVSLLMLFANRCDAALYEAHRRDQNVCPEIPEPVVLLPEVTTLDRPNVYQLAEGLGADILIGTNEQLHRLIAQPRIAAMHLEHFLTHIRTDDLIITPSDRADIILGATAANYAGNFPAVSAVLLTGETPPAQSVIELLKGLDAMQIPLLHLPKETVEVAQMVRAFPARIDAASPKKIATALGVFNQNVDAKLIETKLAAASAGIVTPAMFEHRLFARAAGDRKTIILPETSDDRILRAADILLRRRAVGIALLGSAENIAARAAALGLDLRNATIVDPEDEQQKRRLAKAYAKLRAHKGVSLEAAYDALGNTTLFATMMVAQGECDGMVSGATHTTRETILPALQTIKTAPGQNIVSSCFFMCFDTRVLVYADCAVNPDPDAAQLAEIAIASAETARRFGIEPRVAMLSYSTGDSGVGSDVEKVREATKLVREQRPELAVDGPIQYDAAIDPEVGAQKMPGSTVAGQATVFIFPDLNTGNNTYKAVQRSAGAVAIGPVLQGLNRPVNDLSRGCSVADIVNTVAITAIQAQETPS; the protein is encoded by the coding sequence ATGAATGCCGAAACCGTACGCTCGCTCTATATCGTTTCCAAAACCCGCAATGCAGGGAGTATCCTTGTCACACTCGGCATGACGGAACTGCTGCTGCGGCTGCACGGCAGGGTCGCCTTTTTCCGGCCGCTGATCGCCGACGCCGCCGGGAAAGATCCGGATACCCTGACCATTCTCAGCCATTTCGCGCTGGAGCAGCCCTACGAGAGTGCCGTCGGCCTGACGGTCTCCGAGGCCGAAACCCTGCTCTCCGAAGGAAAGATCGACCGGCTGATCGAGACGATCATCGAACGGCACGACGCCCTGCTGGAAACCTACGACTTCGTTCTCTGCCAGGGGGTGGTCGACGATGCGCTCTCCCAGCTGATCGACTTCGACCTCAACGTCGAGATCGCCAAGAACCTCGCCGCGCCCGTCGTCGGCGTCGTCCCGGCCCGCGGCATGGATGAAACCGGGCTCAAAGAGGCGCTACGGCTCTGGAGCTACGCCATCAAGAAACAGGGCGTCTCCCTGCTGATGCTCTTTGCAAACCGCTGCGACGCCGCGCTTTATGAAGCCCACCGCCGGGACCAGAACGTCTGCCCGGAGATCCCCGAACCGGTCGTCCTGCTGCCCGAAGTCACGACGCTCGACCGCCCCAACGTCTACCAGCTTGCCGAAGGACTGGGCGCGGACATACTGATCGGCACCAACGAGCAGCTTCACCGCCTTATCGCCCAGCCCCGTATCGCCGCCATGCACCTGGAACATTTCCTGACGCATATCAGGACCGACGACCTCATCATTACCCCCTCGGACCGCGCCGATATCATCCTCGGCGCGACGGCCGCGAACTACGCCGGGAATTTTCCGGCGGTCAGCGCCGTGCTCCTGACAGGCGAAACACCCCCTGCACAAAGCGTCATTGAGCTCCTCAAGGGCCTTGACGCCATGCAGATACCGCTGCTGCACCTCCCGAAAGAGACGGTCGAGGTTGCCCAGATGGTGCGCGCCTTTCCCGCCCGCATCGATGCCGCATCGCCGAAAAAGATCGCCACGGCGCTGGGGGTCTTCAACCAGAACGTCGACGCGAAACTGATTGAGACCAAGCTCGCCGCGGCGTCGGCCGGGATCGTCACCCCGGCCATGTTCGAGCACCGTCTCTTCGCCCGGGCCGCGGGGGATCGCAAGACGATCATCCTGCCCGAAACCTCCGACGACCGCATCCTCCGGGCCGCCGACATCCTGCTGCGCCGGCGGGCCGTCGGCATCGCCCTTTTGGGCTCGGCGGAAAACATTGCGGCCCGGGCCGCCGCCCTGGGGCTCGATCTGCGCAATGCGACCATCGTCGACCCCGAAGACGAACAGCAAAAACGCCGCCTGGCCAAGGCCTATGCCAAACTGCGCGCCCACAAAGGCGTCTCCCTCGAAGCCGCCTACGACGCCCTGGGCAACACGACCCTCTTCGCGACGATGATGGTGGCGCAGGGGGAGTGCGACGGCATGGTCAGCGGGGCGACGCATACGACCCGCGAAACAATCCTCCCGGCCCTGCAGACGATCAAAACGGCGCCGGGGCAGAACATCGTATCGAGCTGCTTTTTCATGTGCTTCGACACCCGGGTCCTCGTCTATGCCGACTGCGCCGTCAACCCGGACCCCGATGCGGCCCAACTGGCGGAAATCGCGATCGCGTCGGCGGAGACGGCCCGACGCTTCGGCATTGAACCGCGTGTGGCGATGCTCTCTTACTCCACCGGGGACTCCGGGGTCGGGAGCGACGTTGAAAAAGTGCGCGAAGCGACAAAGCTCGTCCGGGAACAGCGCCCCGAACTTGCCGTGGACGGTCCCATCCAGTACGACGCGGCCATCGACCCGGAGGTCGGGGCGCAGAAGATGCCCGGCAGCACGGTGGCGGGGCAGGCGACCGTTTTCATCTTTCCCGACCTCAACACCGGCAACAACACCTACAAGGCCGTCCAGCGCTCCGCGGGCGCCGTCGCCATCGGTCCCGTGCTGCAGGGGTTGAACCGTCCCGTCAACGACCTCAGCCGCGGCTGCAGCGTCGCCGACATCGTCAACACCGTCGCCATTACTGCCATCCAGGCCCAGGAGACGCCATCGTGA
- a CDS encoding DUF309 domain-containing protein has translation MLTREHVDAFLACLDEERYYDAHEALEDIWFPVRSQKTPEILLLKGLINASVSFELHKRGRPHKSPGPWGVYLKYRAHLPQIGGQNPLYFELDDAVHAVQRRLGD, from the coding sequence ATGCTGACGCGTGAACACGTCGACGCGTTTCTCGCCTGCCTGGACGAGGAGCGCTATTACGACGCCCACGAGGCGCTGGAAGATATCTGGTTTCCCGTGCGCTCGCAGAAGACGCCGGAGATCCTGCTGCTCAAAGGGCTGATCAACGCCAGCGTCAGTTTCGAGCTGCACAAGCGCGGCCGGCCGCATAAATCGCCCGGCCCGTGGGGCGTCTATCTGAAATACCGTGCGCATCTGCCGCAGATCGGCGGGCAGAACCCGCTCTATTTCGAGCTGGACGATGCCGTCCATGCCGTCCAAAGGAGACTCGGTGACTGA
- a CDS encoding thiazole synthase, with protein sequence MSDTLKIGKYEFNSRLIVGSGKYKDFETTKEATLASGSELITVAVRRLNITDPNKENLRDTFKGTGVQFLPNSAGCTTAEEAITTFRLTREATGIDLIKLEVIGDTQKTLYPDVLETIKACEVLAKDGFTIMAYTSDDPIMAKRLEDAGAHAIMPLAAPIGSGLGIQNRYNVVFVREAVSVPVIVDAGIGCASDAAAAMELGAEGVLTNTAIAQASDPMTMAVAMKHAVMAGRMSYLAGRIPKRPYATASSPIDGMIQF encoded by the coding sequence ATGAGCGATACACTTAAAATCGGAAAATACGAGTTCAACAGCCGCCTCATCGTGGGCAGCGGGAAATACAAGGATTTCGAAACGACGAAGGAGGCGACACTGGCTTCGGGATCGGAGCTGATCACCGTCGCGGTGCGCCGTTTGAACATTACGGACCCGAACAAGGAGAACCTGCGCGACACCTTCAAAGGAACAGGCGTGCAGTTCCTTCCCAACTCTGCAGGGTGTACGACGGCCGAGGAGGCGATCACGACCTTCCGCCTGACCCGCGAGGCGACGGGCATCGACCTGATCAAGCTCGAGGTCATCGGCGATACGCAAAAGACACTCTACCCGGACGTGCTTGAGACAATCAAGGCGTGCGAGGTCCTGGCCAAGGACGGTTTTACGATCATGGCTTACACCTCCGACGACCCGATTATGGCCAAGCGCCTTGAAGATGCCGGCGCGCACGCCATCATGCCGTTGGCGGCGCCCATCGGTTCGGGTCTGGGGATCCAGAACCGCTACAACGTCGTCTTTGTCCGCGAAGCGGTCAGCGTTCCGGTCATTGTCGATGCGGGCATCGGTTGTGCTTCCGATGCGGCGGCGGCGATGGAACTGGGGGCCGAAGGGGTCCTCACCAACACGGCGATCGCCCAGGCATCCGACCCGATGACGATGGCGGTGGCGATGAAGCATGCCGTCATGGCGGGCCGCATGAGCTACCTCGCCGGGCGTATCCCGAAACGCCCCTATGCGACGGCGTCATCTCCGATCGACGGGATGATTCAGTTCTAA
- a CDS encoding NAD(P)H-dependent oxidoreductase, with translation MTDFADAMAFRHACKRFSDQQIPEATFEQVLEFGRMSPSSFGMEPWRFLVVADTALREALRPLCWNQPQITESSHLLIITADNECIKPGTEYVRAMFARRGLPEEAYERYLGVYADHMGPQFHSREAIEAWTHKQCYLAAANMMTGAASLQIDSCPIEGFEKAKVEALLAMEPARSVALIVAFGYRLNPQPEHYRLDLDDVVERR, from the coding sequence GTGACTGATTTTGCCGACGCGATGGCCTTCCGCCACGCCTGTAAACGTTTTTCGGATCAGCAGATCCCTGAAGCGACCTTTGAACAGGTCCTCGAATTCGGTCGGATGTCCCCCTCGTCGTTCGGGATGGAGCCGTGGCGCTTTCTCGTGGTGGCGGACACGGCCTTGCGCGAGGCCCTGCGCCCGCTCTGCTGGAACCAGCCCCAGATCACCGAATCCAGCCACCTGCTCATTATCACGGCGGACAACGAGTGCATCAAACCGGGCACGGAGTACGTCCGTGCGATGTTTGCGCGGCGGGGACTCCCCGAGGAGGCTTACGAGCGCTACCTTGGCGTCTACGCCGACCATATGGGGCCGCAGTTCCACAGCCGCGAGGCGATCGAGGCGTGGACGCACAAGCAGTGCTACTTGGCCGCGGCGAACATGATGACGGGGGCGGCATCGCTGCAGATCGACAGCTGTCCCATCGAAGGGTTTGAAAAAGCGAAGGTCGAAGCGCTGCTTGCGATGGAGCCTGCCCGTTCCGTCGCCCTGATCGTCGCCTTCGGCTACCGCCTGAACCCCCAGCCCGAGCATTATCGGCTCGATCTCGACGACGTCGTCGAGCGGCGGTAA
- a CDS encoding helicase-related protein: MAKKKKKLTRLNASIRRYFDGDGFDEGIERVDTATLGELVQTLGYIPESWEREALVRTLRRLWSDADIDMRQAITAFFTAEGRVYPSPNTKEPSVERSEKIDAILETMDVTPSEARALHNSFIEVRTKKITPEKMEAKLAHLRFEQKRARIEKACEGRFDLDDRFEFNALLDYDLFGEQFRKIHPLKTPAFSFTYLNDSDEAELVAEITAAKAEVTQQKQAELTAFLATLDASHPYLSPEQIVQTLKSAPPDGRLTLPPLPDSLLRTVLERQTPLSTMLQTDEEIVLGIRDGFTPEGFKHPVEHEAHLSLLRDPILAAVWRGEPVDVTGGLDTALQNEREAFGAQLQTLADECAELAKLLSPSRDEILQWLEGELAEHLGEHLGINSKLWRKTIFHWERHIHDALLKRQRQELLARTIRDFKNLFPLARELRRKLIFYTGPTNSGKTWRAMQALEKADTGYYLAPLRLLALEGYESLREHGIGASLITGEEQIIDEEATHISSTIEMLDFNTDVDVCVIDEVQMLGDRDRGWAWANAIIGAPAKTVIMTGSENAIDAVEKLAAYLGEPLEVVHCERKNPLELMTHATAVTHIQPATAVIAFSRKEVLRLKQQLAQHFRVSVVYGNLSPEVRREEARRFREGETEVLVATDAIAMGLNLPIQTILFSRGDKFDGENQRPLTASEIHQISGRAGRYGIKEKGHVGAIRPDVLSMIHKQFHKPARPVTVPFNVMANLEHIKLVAGILEEESLAEILTFFVKNMQFTGPFRAANLESMLEAAAIVDRYELDLTAKFHLAAAPLTLKSPYIVAAYERYVRSLAQAKPIAYLPPAHLGEYALTTDELLEAEDRVKEISLYLWLAYRFADAFVDTDKAREWRGTLNRFIESSLKKSEFVPRCRQCTKPLPLNSEYAICQSCFRRLNREKRSGKSTKQGKFRT; this comes from the coding sequence ATGGCAAAAAAGAAAAAGAAGCTGACCCGCCTTAACGCCTCCATCCGCCGCTATTTCGACGGGGACGGTTTTGACGAAGGGATCGAACGCGTCGACACGGCGACCCTTGGCGAGCTCGTCCAGACGCTGGGATACATCCCCGAGAGCTGGGAGCGCGAGGCGCTTGTCCGGACGCTCCGGCGCCTCTGGAGCGACGCCGATATCGACATGAGGCAGGCGATCACGGCCTTCTTTACCGCCGAGGGGCGTGTCTACCCCTCCCCCAACACCAAAGAGCCCTCCGTCGAACGCAGCGAAAAGATCGACGCGATTTTGGAGACGATGGACGTCACCCCCTCCGAAGCCCGCGCCCTGCACAACAGCTTTATCGAAGTACGCACGAAGAAGATCACGCCCGAAAAGATGGAGGCGAAGCTCGCGCACCTGCGCTTCGAGCAGAAACGCGCTCGCATCGAAAAAGCGTGCGAGGGGCGTTTCGACCTTGACGACCGTTTCGAGTTCAACGCCCTGCTCGATTACGACCTTTTCGGGGAGCAGTTCCGCAAGATCCACCCCCTGAAAACCCCCGCCTTCTCCTTCACCTACCTTAACGACAGCGACGAGGCGGAGCTGGTCGCGGAGATCACGGCGGCCAAGGCGGAGGTGACGCAGCAGAAGCAGGCCGAACTGACCGCGTTCCTCGCCACCCTCGACGCTTCCCACCCCTACCTGAGCCCAGAGCAGATCGTCCAGACCCTCAAAAGCGCCCCGCCCGACGGCCGCCTGACCCTCCCGCCGCTGCCCGACAGCCTCCTGCGCACCGTTTTGGAACGGCAAACCCCGCTCAGTACGATGCTGCAGACCGACGAAGAGATCGTTTTGGGCATCCGCGACGGCTTCACCCCGGAGGGGTTCAAACACCCCGTCGAGCACGAAGCCCATCTCTCCTTGCTTCGCGACCCCATCCTCGCCGCCGTCTGGCGTGGCGAGCCGGTCGACGTGACCGGCGGGCTCGATACGGCGCTGCAAAACGAGCGGGAAGCCTTTGGCGCGCAGCTGCAGACCCTGGCAGACGAGTGCGCCGAACTGGCCAAACTATTGAGCCCCTCCCGCGACGAGATCCTGCAGTGGCTGGAGGGCGAACTTGCCGAACACCTCGGCGAGCACCTTGGCATCAACTCCAAACTCTGGCGCAAGACCATTTTTCACTGGGAGCGCCACATCCACGACGCCCTCTTGAAGCGCCAGCGCCAGGAGTTGCTCGCACGCACCATCCGCGACTTCAAAAACCTCTTCCCCCTCGCCCGAGAACTGCGCCGCAAGCTCATCTTTTACACCGGCCCGACTAACAGCGGAAAGACCTGGCGGGCGATGCAGGCGCTGGAAAAGGCCGACACCGGCTACTACCTCGCCCCCCTGCGGCTGCTGGCGCTTGAGGGGTACGAGTCCCTGCGCGAACACGGCATCGGCGCCTCGCTCATTACCGGGGAGGAGCAGATCATCGACGAGGAGGCGACGCATATCAGCTCCACCATCGAGATGCTCGATTTCAACACGGACGTCGACGTCTGCGTCATCGACGAGGTCCAGATGCTCGGCGACCGGGACCGGGGATGGGCCTGGGCGAATGCCATTATCGGCGCCCCCGCCAAAACCGTCATCATGACCGGTTCGGAGAATGCCATTGACGCGGTCGAAAAACTCGCCGCGTATCTCGGCGAACCGCTGGAGGTCGTGCACTGCGAACGCAAGAACCCGCTGGAGCTGATGACCCACGCCACCGCCGTCACCCATATCCAGCCCGCCACCGCCGTCATCGCCTTTTCGCGCAAGGAAGTGCTGCGGCTCAAACAGCAGCTCGCCCAGCACTTCCGCGTCAGCGTCGTCTACGGCAACCTCTCCCCCGAAGTGCGGCGGGAGGAGGCGCGCCGTTTCCGCGAAGGGGAGACGGAGGTCCTTGTCGCCACCGACGCCATCGCTATGGGGCTCAACCTCCCCATCCAGACGATCCTCTTCTCCCGGGGCGACAAGTTCGATGGCGAGAACCAGCGCCCGCTGACCGCTTCGGAGATCCACCAGATCAGCGGGCGGGCCGGCCGCTACGGCATCAAGGAGAAGGGACACGTCGGCGCGATCCGCCCAGACGTCCTCTCCATGATCCACAAACAGTTCCACAAACCCGCCCGCCCCGTGACGGTCCCCTTCAACGTCATGGCCAACCTGGAACACATCAAGCTCGTCGCAGGGATTTTGGAGGAGGAGTCGCTTGCGGAGATCCTCACCTTCTTCGTCAAGAACATGCAGTTTACCGGCCCCTTCCGCGCCGCCAACCTCGAGTCCATGCTCGAAGCCGCCGCCATCGTGGACCGCTATGAGCTCGACCTGACGGCGAAGTTCCACCTCGCCGCCGCGCCGCTGACGCTCAAATCGCCCTATATCGTCGCAGCCTACGAGCGCTACGTGCGTTCGCTGGCCCAGGCCAAACCGATCGCCTATCTTCCCCCCGCGCACCTGGGTGAATACGCCCTCACGACCGACGAACTCCTCGAAGCCGAGGACCGGGTCAAGGAGATATCCCTCTACCTCTGGCTCGCCTACCGCTTCGCCGACGCCTTCGTCGATACGGACAAGGCCCGCGAATGGCGCGGCACCCTCAACCGTTTCATCGAGAGCTCCCTGAAAAAGAGCGAGTTCGTCCCCCGCTGCCGCCAGTGTACGAAACCACTGCCGCTTAACTCCGAATACGCCATCTGCCAAAGCTGTTTCCGCCGCCTCAACCGCGAAAAACGCAGCGGCAAAAGCACCAAACAGGGAAAATTCCGGACCTAA
- the purN gene encoding phosphoribosylglycinamide formyltransferase, translating into MKPRVVILFSGEGTNLQKLLEALPSHGIEIAAAITNRPQAPGIKRAEAFGVPVEVIDHTLYESREAFDAVLVERIEKYGPHLTVTAGFMRILTPVFTDRIRAVNIHPSLLPKYKGARAIEQAYESGDTVCGVSVHWVTGELDSGTVIAQSSFERTETMDAAAFEAAVHDLEYELLPRTVAALLEGGDGLEGAVRALA; encoded by the coding sequence ATGAAGCCGCGCGTCGTCATTTTGTTCAGCGGGGAGGGGACAAACCTCCAGAAACTGCTGGAGGCCCTCCCCTCCCACGGCATTGAGATCGCCGCGGCGATTACGAACCGGCCCCAGGCCCCCGGCATAAAGCGGGCGGAAGCGTTCGGGGTCCCTGTGGAGGTGATCGATCATACGCTTTATGAAAGCCGCGAGGCGTTTGATGCCGTGCTCGTTGAACGGATCGAGAAGTACGGCCCCCACCTGACGGTGACAGCGGGTTTTATGCGCATCCTGACCCCCGTCTTTACCGACCGCATTCGCGCCGTCAACATCCACCCCTCGCTGCTGCCCAAGTACAAAGGGGCGCGGGCGATCGAACAGGCCTACGAGAGCGGGGACACCGTCTGCGGCGTCAGCGTCCACTGGGTGACGGGAGAGCTCGACAGCGGTACCGTAATCGCCCAGTCCTCCTTCGAACGCACGGAAACGATGGATGCCGCCGCCTTTGAAGCGGCCGTCCACGACCTCGAGTACGAGCTGCTCCCCCGGACCGTCGCTGCCCTGCTGGAGGGCGGGGACGGATTAGAGGGTGCCGTTAGGGCTTTAGCGTAA
- a CDS encoding acetate/propionate family kinase, with protein MKILVINAGSSSVKFKLFEMRSEQVIVSGLVENIGRGDAHAILHGCQEHVRLDLPVADHDAALAAVRDLLIDNGFIDSFDALEGIGHRVVHGGERFSGPVRLDDTVLEAIEALSPLAPLHNPANAKGIRAMRNLAPHVPQIAVFDTAFHHTMPPSAFRYALPARFYSELSVRRYGFHGTSHAYVAAECAARMGKSLDAVNLITLHLGNGASACAIRNGRSIDTSMGFTPLEGLVMGTRSGDIDPGLLAYLSRETGMDAEELDTLLNRECGLKGIAGTNDMRDIENRMRDEEPEALLAFELFVRRIRKYIGAYAVLLDRVDAVVFTGGIGEHSSAVRHAVCKGLHILGIETDKMKNENLTEEGGAFHAEGSRSQLHVIPTDEEHSIARQCLPYLTQGR; from the coding sequence GTGAAGATCCTCGTCATCAACGCCGGCAGTTCGTCGGTGAAGTTCAAACTCTTTGAAATGCGCTCGGAGCAGGTGATCGTCTCAGGCCTCGTGGAAAATATCGGCCGCGGCGACGCCCACGCCATCCTTCACGGATGCCAAGAGCACGTCCGCCTCGACCTTCCCGTCGCCGACCACGACGCCGCGCTTGCCGCGGTCCGCGACCTGCTGATCGACAACGGCTTCATCGACAGTTTCGACGCCCTCGAGGGAATAGGCCACCGTGTCGTACACGGCGGCGAGCGTTTCAGCGGCCCCGTCCGCCTCGACGACACCGTCCTGGAAGCCATCGAAGCCCTCAGTCCGTTGGCCCCCCTCCACAACCCGGCCAACGCCAAAGGGATCCGGGCCATGCGGAACCTCGCCCCCCATGTCCCGCAGATCGCCGTCTTCGACACGGCGTTTCACCACACCATGCCGCCCTCCGCCTTCCGCTATGCCCTGCCGGCGCGTTTCTACAGCGAGCTCTCCGTCCGGCGCTACGGCTTTCACGGTACCTCCCACGCCTACGTCGCCGCCGAATGCGCGGCGCGGATGGGAAAATCCCTTGACGCCGTCAACCTCATTACCCTGCACCTGGGCAACGGGGCCAGCGCCTGCGCCATCCGCAACGGCCGCAGCATCGATACGTCGATGGGCTTCACCCCCCTCGAAGGACTCGTCATGGGAACGCGCAGCGGCGACATCGACCCGGGCCTGCTCGCCTATCTGTCGCGCGAAACGGGTATGGATGCGGAGGAACTCGATACCCTCCTCAACCGTGAATGCGGTCTGAAGGGAATCGCCGGGACCAACGATATGCGCGATATCGAAAACCGGATGCGCGACGAAGAGCCCGAGGCCCTGCTCGCCTTCGAACTCTTTGTGCGCCGCATCCGAAAATACATCGGCGCCTACGCCGTGCTGCTTGACCGCGTGGACGCCGTCGTCTTTACCGGCGGCATCGGCGAACACAGCAGCGCCGTCCGCCATGCCGTCTGCAAAGGGCTGCATATCCTAGGGATCGAGACCGATAAGATGAAAAACGAGAATCTGACGGAGGAGGGAGGCGCATTCCACGCCGAAGGGAGCCGCAGCCAGCTGCATGTCATCCCCACGGACGAAGAGCACTCCATCGCACGGCAATGCCTACCGTATCTCACACAGGGAAGATAG
- a CDS encoding NAD(P)H-hydrate dehydratase translates to MQNLFDEVDSLDRRCYDAYGLSEELLMEHAAEAMAGAVRERFGAGSRVVIVCGPGNNGADGLALARLLHGVYHVEVVLPLEVKSPMARLQYERLQKLGVPVVDAITPCDVLVDAIFGSGLGRPLGSGIIGLIKLMNALGAFKLACDIPTGLRSGGSCDTVVFRADLTVTMGALKRGMFSDAAKNAVGEITVAELGVSRSLYEKETPWKLLERDDLHLPLRENADVHKGSFGHLGIVCGEKSGAAIIAGKAALRFGVGLVTLLSNEEVAIPYELMQSHLRPKTVNAVAIGMGLGQEFAEQELRERIDNDIPLVCDADIFAHPMLGELLKRKRIVLTPHPKEFTTLLSRTGIATTDVRGLQQDRFKFVEAFCRAYPDAVLLLKGANVIIGQGDQFYVNPHGTNALAKGGSGDVLSGLVGALLAQGYTPLDAAIHASLAHTEAARRFKGQQYALTPDDLIEGVCCL, encoded by the coding sequence ATGCAGAACCTATTCGACGAAGTAGACTCCCTGGACAGACGCTGTTACGACGCCTATGGACTCAGCGAAGAGCTGTTGATGGAGCATGCCGCCGAAGCGATGGCGGGTGCAGTCAGGGAGCGCTTCGGCGCGGGCAGCCGCGTCGTGATCGTCTGCGGCCCGGGCAACAACGGTGCCGACGGATTGGCGCTGGCCCGTCTGCTGCATGGGGTCTACCATGTCGAAGTCGTGCTGCCGCTGGAGGTGAAATCGCCGATGGCCCGTCTGCAGTATGAGCGACTGCAGAAGCTGGGCGTGCCGGTCGTCGACGCGATTACACCGTGCGATGTGCTCGTTGACGCCATCTTCGGCAGCGGCCTGGGACGGCCGCTGGGCAGCGGGATCATCGGGCTGATCAAGCTGATGAACGCCCTAGGGGCTTTCAAACTCGCCTGCGATATACCGACGGGGCTGCGCAGCGGAGGGAGTTGCGATACGGTGGTCTTCCGTGCCGACCTGACGGTGACGATGGGCGCGCTCAAGCGCGGCATGTTCAGTGACGCGGCTAAAAACGCCGTCGGCGAGATCACGGTAGCCGAGCTCGGCGTGTCGCGCAGCCTCTACGAAAAAGAGACACCCTGGAAGCTGCTGGAGCGTGACGACCTGCACCTGCCGCTGCGCGAAAACGCCGATGTGCACAAAGGGAGCTTCGGTCATCTCGGCATCGTCTGCGGCGAAAAGAGCGGGGCGGCCATTATTGCCGGCAAGGCGGCCCTGCGCTTCGGCGTGGGGCTGGTGACCCTGCTCTCGAACGAGGAGGTCGCCATCCCCTATGAACTGATGCAGTCGCACCTGCGTCCGAAAACGGTCAACGCCGTCGCCATCGGGATGGGGCTGGGGCAGGAGTTCGCCGAACAGGAGCTGCGGGAGCGGATAGACAATGACATCCCCCTGGTCTGCGACGCGGATATCTTCGCGCACCCGATGCTGGGGGAACTCCTGAAGCGCAAGCGCATCGTCCTTACCCCGCACCCCAAAGAGTTTACGACCCTGCTGAGCCGAACGGGCATCGCCACGACCGATGTGCGGGGCCTGCAGCAAGACCGCTTCAAATTTGTCGAAGCTTTCTGCCGTGCCTACCCCGATGCGGTGCTGCTGCTCAAGGGTGCCAACGTCATTATTGGGCAGGGGGATCAGTTCTATGTTAATCCCCACGGCACCAACGCCCTGGCCAAGGGTGGCAGCGGTGACGTCCTTTCGGGCCTTGTCGGGGCCCTGCTGGCCCAGGGGTACACGCCGCTTGATGCTGCGATCCACGCCTCTTTGGCGCACACGGAGGCGGCACGGCGCTTTAAGGGGCAGCAGTATGCCCTGACGCCGGACGACCTGATCGAAGGGGTTTGCTGCCTATGA